One part of the Streptomyces ferrugineus genome encodes these proteins:
- a CDS encoding NCS2 family permease, giving the protein MNSVDRYFKISERGSTFAREIRGGFATFFTMAYILVLNPIILGSAKDKFGHQLDAVQLTTATALVAAVMTVIMGVGGNLPLALAAGLGLNAVVAFQIAPLMSWDDAMGLIVLEGLLICVLVVTGLREAVMHAIPQPLKQAISVGIGLFIAFIGFVDAGFVSRIPDAANTTVPVQMGGTGQLTGWPILVFCLGVLLTIALLARKVKGAILISIVAMTIVAMIINSIADIKVWGLTTPAWPDKIVDTPDFGLLGDFSLFGAFGQTTAITVVLLIFTLVLSDFFDTMGTVVGISAEAGLLDERGKVPNLGRVLLIDGAAAVAGGAASSSSATSYIESAAGVGEGSRTGFSNLITGGLFALALFLTPLLTIVPLQAAAPALVAVGFLMMTQVKYIDWDKYEIAIPAFLTIAVMPFTYSITNGIGAGFLAYVVIKLVLGKAKDIHWLLWGTSALFVVYFAIDPIEQVLGVK; this is encoded by the coding sequence GTGAACAGCGTCGACCGGTACTTCAAGATCTCGGAGCGGGGATCCACCTTCGCCCGTGAGATACGGGGCGGTTTCGCCACGTTCTTCACGATGGCCTACATCCTTGTCCTGAACCCCATCATCCTCGGCAGCGCGAAGGACAAGTTCGGCCATCAGCTCGACGCCGTCCAACTCACCACCGCCACCGCCCTGGTGGCCGCCGTCATGACGGTCATCATGGGCGTCGGCGGCAACCTCCCGCTCGCGCTCGCCGCCGGCCTCGGCCTCAACGCCGTCGTCGCCTTCCAGATCGCCCCGCTGATGTCGTGGGACGACGCGATGGGCCTGATCGTCCTCGAGGGCCTGCTGATCTGTGTGCTGGTGGTGACCGGGCTGCGCGAGGCGGTCATGCACGCCATCCCGCAACCGCTCAAGCAGGCCATCAGTGTCGGCATCGGCCTGTTCATCGCCTTCATCGGCTTCGTCGACGCCGGGTTCGTCAGCCGGATCCCGGACGCCGCGAACACCACCGTGCCGGTTCAGATGGGCGGCACCGGGCAGCTCACCGGGTGGCCGATCCTCGTGTTCTGCCTCGGAGTCCTGCTGACGATCGCGCTGCTCGCCCGCAAGGTGAAGGGCGCCATCCTCATCAGCATCGTGGCCATGACCATCGTGGCGATGATCATCAACTCGATCGCCGACATCAAGGTCTGGGGCCTGACCACACCCGCGTGGCCCGACAAGATCGTCGACACCCCCGACTTCGGACTCCTCGGCGACTTCAGCCTGTTCGGCGCGTTCGGCCAGACCACGGCCATCACCGTCGTCCTGCTGATCTTCACGCTGGTGCTGTCCGACTTCTTCGACACCATGGGCACGGTCGTCGGCATCAGCGCGGAGGCCGGCCTGCTCGACGAGCGGGGCAAGGTGCCGAACCTCGGCCGGGTGCTGCTGATCGACGGCGCCGCGGCGGTCGCGGGCGGCGCGGCCTCGTCCTCCTCCGCCACGTCCTACATCGAGTCGGCGGCGGGCGTCGGCGAGGGCTCGCGCACCGGCTTCTCCAACCTGATCACCGGCGGCCTCTTCGCCCTGGCGCTGTTCCTGACCCCGCTGCTCACCATCGTCCCGCTCCAGGCGGCCGCCCCCGCCCTGGTCGCCGTCGGCTTCCTGATGATGACCCAGGTCAAGTACATCGACTGGGACAAGTACGAGATAGCCATCCCGGCGTTCCTCACCATCGCCGTGATGCCGTTCACGTACTCGATCACCAACGGGATCGGGGCGGGTTTTCTTGCCTATGTAGTGATCAAGCTGGTGCTGGGCAAGGCGAAGGACATCCACTGGCTGCTGTGGGGGACGTCGGCCCTGTTCGTCGTGTACTTCGCCATCGACCCGATCGAGCAGGTTCTAGGGGTGAAGTGA
- a CDS encoding pectate lyase, protein MTARAEQRVSHRRRVTKRRALIAGVSALGVTGAAIVTTTLMSSAGAAASWPTANGSKPVSKTIPVSGTYDGKMAKFYGTGDLGGGGQEEGQDPIFELADGAVLKNVVIGSPAADGVHCKGSCTLQNVWWLDVGEDAATFKGKSSSAVYKVYGGGARNADDKVLQFNGAGKLVVSKFQVQNFGKLVRSCGNCSTQYKRTIIINDVDVTAPGNSIVGINSNYGDTAALRKVRIHGDGGKKIKTCTRFEGNSSGKEPKEIGTGPDGTSCNFSSSDITYQ, encoded by the coding sequence ATGACAGCACGAGCCGAACAGCGCGTCAGCCACCGCCGCAGGGTCACCAAGCGACGGGCGCTGATCGCCGGAGTCTCCGCCCTCGGCGTCACCGGTGCCGCGATCGTCACCACGACGCTCATGTCCAGCGCCGGTGCCGCCGCGTCCTGGCCGACGGCGAACGGCAGCAAGCCGGTGTCGAAGACGATCCCCGTGTCGGGCACCTACGACGGCAAGATGGCGAAGTTCTACGGCACCGGAGACCTGGGCGGCGGCGGCCAGGAGGAGGGCCAGGACCCGATCTTCGAGCTGGCCGACGGCGCGGTCCTGAAGAACGTCGTCATCGGCAGCCCGGCCGCGGACGGCGTCCACTGCAAGGGCTCCTGCACCCTGCAGAACGTGTGGTGGCTGGACGTCGGCGAGGACGCGGCCACCTTCAAGGGCAAGTCGTCGTCGGCGGTGTACAAGGTCTACGGCGGCGGCGCGAGGAACGCCGACGACAAGGTCCTCCAGTTCAACGGCGCGGGCAAGCTGGTCGTCTCCAAGTTCCAGGTGCAGAACTTCGGCAAGCTGGTGCGGTCCTGCGGCAACTGCTCCACGCAGTACAAGCGCACGATCATCATCAACGACGTGGACGTCACCGCGCCCGGCAACTCGATCGTCGGCATCAACTCCAACTACGGCGACACGGCGGCGCTGCGCAAGGTCCGCATCCACGGCGACGGCGGCAAGAAGATCAAGACCTGCACCCGCTTCGAGGGCAACAGCAGCGGCAAGGAGCCGAAGGAGATCGGCACCGGCCCCGACGGAACCTCCTGCAACTTCTCGTCATCTGACATCACGTACCAGTGA
- a CDS encoding tachylectin-related carbohydrate-binding protein — MATSASAQNQGNELNGGHRAHHQANLPARPPGRLDLRSAVFRTRARPQTDSIPSAGPHPRSRRRPAAALTAWMMGLVVAAATILVATPASAAPSTPDFGRAIDAYAANDPQDTCDPAVKPGTVGLRDLLNDAYGSHTSYFTRACDSGGTSEHKEGRALDYMLNYYDSGERAIAEDILTWLLKTDKYGNKHANARRLGVMYLIWNDRIWSSSQADDGWREYNGDNPHRDHIHVSLSWAGALKQTSWWTWEEPGRTTHSVTGDSFSDLVATKSDGTMWLYSNNFLRDDGTPYGSARQIGQGWNNFNRIIAADATGDGFTDLVATKSDGTMWLYSNNFVRDDGTPYGSARQIGQGWNNFNRIIAADATGDGFTDLVATKSDGTMWLYSNNFVRDDGTPYGSARQIGQGWNNFNRIIAADATGDGFTDLVATKSDGTMWLYSNNFVRDDGTPYGSARQIGQGWNNFNRIIAADATGDGFTDLVATKSDGTMWLYSNNFVRDDGTPYGSARQIGHGWNNFNRITA; from the coding sequence GTGGCGACGAGCGCGTCAGCACAGAACCAAGGCAACGAACTCAACGGGGGGCACCGTGCACATCACCAGGCGAACCTGCCGGCACGCCCTCCCGGAAGACTCGACCTAAGGAGTGCCGTGTTCAGAACGAGAGCAAGACCCCAGACGGACTCCATACCGTCCGCCGGTCCGCACCCACGGAGCCGGCGGCGGCCGGCCGCCGCGCTGACAGCCTGGATGATGGGGCTCGTCGTCGCCGCGGCGACGATCCTCGTGGCGACGCCCGCGTCGGCCGCGCCGTCCACCCCGGACTTCGGGCGGGCCATCGACGCGTATGCCGCCAACGACCCCCAGGACACCTGTGATCCGGCCGTCAAGCCGGGCACTGTGGGTCTCCGGGACCTGCTCAACGATGCGTACGGCTCTCACACTTCCTACTTCACCCGCGCCTGCGACAGCGGTGGCACGAGTGAGCACAAGGAAGGCCGTGCGCTGGACTACATGCTCAACTACTACGACTCCGGTGAGCGCGCCATCGCCGAGGACATCCTCACCTGGCTGCTGAAGACGGACAAGTACGGCAACAAGCACGCCAACGCCCGGCGGCTCGGGGTCATGTACCTGATCTGGAACGACCGGATCTGGTCGTCGAGCCAAGCCGACGACGGGTGGCGGGAGTACAACGGCGACAATCCGCACAGGGACCACATCCACGTCAGTCTCAGCTGGGCTGGTGCCCTCAAGCAGACAAGCTGGTGGACGTGGGAGGAGCCCGGAAGGACCACCCACAGCGTGACGGGTGACTCGTTCTCCGACCTGGTGGCGACGAAGTCCGACGGCACGATGTGGCTGTATTCGAACAACTTCCTGCGTGACGACGGTACTCCGTATGGCAGTGCCCGTCAGATCGGCCAGGGCTGGAACAACTTCAACCGCATCATCGCGGCGGATGCGACCGGGGATGGGTTCACCGACCTGGTGGCGACGAAGTCCGACGGCACGATGTGGCTGTATTCCAACAACTTCGTTCGTGACGACGGTACTCCGTATGGCAGTGCCCGTCAGATCGGCCAGGGCTGGAACAACTTCAACCGCATCATCGCGGCCGATGCGACCGGGGATGGGTTCACCGACCTGGTGGCGACGAAGTCCGACGGCACGATGTGGCTGTATTCCAACAACTTCGTCCGTGACGACGGTACTCCGTATGGCAGTGCCCGTCAGATCGGCCAGGGCTGGAACAACTTCAACCGCATCATCGCGGCGGACGCGACCGGGGATGGGTTCACCGACCTGGTGGCGACGAAGTCCGACGGCACGATGTGGCTGTATTCCAACAACTTTGTTCGTGACGACGGTACTCCGTATGGCAGTGCCCGTCAGATCGGCCAGGGCTGGAACAACTTCAACCGCATCATCGCGGCGGACGCGACCGGGGATGGGTTCACCGACCTGGTGGCGACGAAGTCCGACGGCACGATGTGGCTGTATTCCAACAACTTCGTCCGTGACGACGGTACTCCGTATGGCAGTGCCCGTCAGATCGGCCACGGCTGGAACAACTTCAACCGCATCACCGCCTGA
- a CDS encoding right-handed parallel beta-helix repeat-containing protein: MSRRTALTAVAALALGAGLAALPTQAQAATVVVSNSTDLSNAIRNATPGTVIQVRGGTYYPTATLQSTANGTSSSPITLTAYGSETVKIDGSSLPSGSWIFKLTADYWNVSRITFQNSPDSAVVCQSCTGTVWNNIKTINGGDSGFTLTGDGTVNNTVRNLDSYGHYDRATHGENADGIAVKYGSGSGNLITGARLYNNSDDGLDHWSFSSPVTVEHTWAFGNGKNRWSDSAFAGDGNGYKLGGDGETVAHVVNNSAAWDNTGNGFTENSNRGAIVINRTTAYANGNKGYYFATGAAKLGRNLAVSNTGGSVAKSSSVTSYMNNWDSGVSTPAFRSTDASTTYNARQSDGSLPVTTFLTTGSTTIGATMD; encoded by the coding sequence ATGTCTCGTCGTACCGCTCTCACCGCCGTGGCCGCCCTCGCCCTGGGCGCCGGTCTCGCCGCCCTCCCCACCCAGGCCCAGGCCGCGACCGTGGTCGTCAGCAACTCGACCGACCTGTCCAACGCCATCAGGAACGCCACGCCCGGCACCGTCATCCAGGTCCGCGGCGGCACCTACTACCCGACGGCCACCCTGCAGTCCACGGCCAACGGCACCTCCTCGTCACCGATCACGCTCACCGCGTACGGCTCGGAGACCGTCAAGATCGACGGATCCTCGCTGCCCTCCGGCTCCTGGATCTTCAAGCTGACCGCCGACTACTGGAACGTCTCCAGGATCACGTTCCAGAACTCCCCGGACAGCGCCGTCGTCTGCCAGTCCTGCACCGGCACCGTCTGGAACAACATCAAGACCATCAACGGCGGCGACTCCGGCTTCACGCTCACCGGCGACGGGACCGTGAACAACACCGTGCGCAACCTGGACAGTTACGGCCACTACGACCGCGCCACCCACGGCGAGAACGCCGACGGAATCGCCGTGAAGTACGGCTCCGGCAGCGGCAACCTGATCACCGGCGCCCGCCTGTACAACAACTCGGACGACGGGCTGGACCACTGGTCGTTCTCCTCCCCGGTCACCGTCGAGCACACCTGGGCCTTCGGCAACGGCAAGAACCGCTGGTCCGACTCCGCCTTCGCGGGCGACGGCAACGGCTACAAGCTGGGCGGCGACGGCGAGACCGTGGCCCACGTCGTCAACAACTCCGCCGCCTGGGACAACACCGGCAACGGCTTCACCGAGAACAGCAACAGGGGCGCCATCGTCATCAACCGGACCACCGCCTACGCCAACGGCAACAAGGGGTACTACTTCGCGACCGGTGCGGCAAAGCTGGGCCGGAACCTCGCCGTGAGCAACACCGGTGGCTCCGTGGCGAAGAGCTCCTCGGTCACCTCGTACATGAACAACTGGGACTCCGGTGTCTCCACCCCGGCCTTCCGCTCCACGGATGCCTCGACCACCTACAACGCCCGCCAGTCCGACGGCTCGCTGCCCGTGACCACGTTCCTGACCACGGGCAGCACCACCATCGGCGCGACGATGGACTGA
- a CDS encoding family 43 glycosylhydrolase: MRTRILLVACLSLLLALVTAPPGSAHSGAPPVKQPRYAGYLFAYFTGEGTADGEQIRYALSRGNDPLHWRELNQGKPVLTSTIGEKGLRDPFVIRSPKGDKFYLIATDLRMYQNSSGSWDEVQRHGSKSIMVWESTDLVHWTDQRLVKVAPDNAGNTWAPEAYWDDSRGEYVVFWASKLYAADDPDHTGSTYNKMLYATTKDFRTFSEPKVWSDPGYSVIDSTVVKHEDAYYRYTKDERDPSSSSPCSKFITAEKSTSLTDTSYDFVADCIGSGAMERGEGPTVFKSNTEDKWYLFIDEYGGRGYVPFETTDLDSGEWTPSTDYQLPASPRHGTVIPVTQEEYDRLLAAYPASPDSLVDATAKDQKGYAIVTESASKVVLPMRPGADLARLAPKLWAGEGATVSPRSGTRRDFREPQKYTVTAPDGTKRTWTVEAVRTRSPMLPGLNADPDVHYLNGEYWIYPTTDGFQGWSGTRFKAYSSKDLVHWKDHGVILDLGPDVSWADKYAWAPAIAERDGKYYFYFCAEQQIGVAVADSPAGPFEDALGKPLVAKGGSLPGQMIDPAVFTDDDGQAYLYWGNGHGYVVPLNDDMVSFDASKVRDITPDNFREGAFVIKRKGTYYFMWSEDDTRSENYHVAYATGPSPLGPWTKKGTILSKRPEYGILGTGHHSVVNTPGTDDWYAVYHRFALNGPGRPGGDGMHRETTIDRLEFAADGTILPVVPTLEGIKPVRR; the protein is encoded by the coding sequence ATGCGTACACGAATCCTCCTCGTCGCCTGTCTCTCGCTACTGCTGGCCCTGGTCACCGCCCCGCCCGGTTCCGCCCACTCAGGAGCACCACCCGTGAAGCAGCCCAGGTACGCCGGCTATCTCTTCGCCTACTTCACCGGCGAGGGCACCGCCGACGGCGAGCAGATCCGCTACGCCCTCAGCCGCGGCAACGACCCGCTGCACTGGCGGGAGCTGAACCAGGGCAAGCCGGTGCTCACCTCCACCATCGGCGAGAAGGGGCTGCGCGACCCGTTCGTGATCCGCTCTCCGAAGGGCGACAAGTTCTATCTGATCGCCACCGATCTACGCATGTATCAGAACAGCAGCGGCAGTTGGGACGAGGTCCAGCGGCACGGCAGCAAGTCGATCATGGTCTGGGAGTCCACCGACCTGGTCCACTGGACCGACCAGCGCCTGGTGAAGGTCGCCCCGGACAACGCGGGCAACACCTGGGCACCGGAGGCCTACTGGGACGACTCGCGCGGTGAGTACGTCGTCTTCTGGGCGTCGAAGCTGTACGCCGCCGACGATCCCGACCACACCGGATCGACGTACAACAAGATGCTGTACGCGACGACGAAGGACTTCCGCACCTTCAGCGAGCCGAAGGTCTGGAGCGACCCCGGCTACTCGGTCATCGACTCGACGGTGGTGAAGCACGAGGACGCCTACTACCGCTACACCAAGGACGAGCGGGACCCGAGCTCCTCCAGCCCGTGCTCGAAGTTCATCACCGCCGAGAAGTCGACGAGCCTGACCGACACGTCGTACGACTTCGTCGCGGACTGCATCGGCAGCGGTGCGATGGAGCGCGGTGAGGGGCCGACGGTCTTCAAGTCCAACACCGAGGACAAGTGGTACCTGTTCATCGACGAGTACGGCGGCCGCGGTTACGTCCCCTTCGAGACGACCGACCTCGACTCGGGCGAGTGGACCCCGTCGACCGACTACCAGTTGCCCGCCAGCCCCCGGCACGGCACGGTGATCCCGGTGACGCAGGAGGAGTACGACCGGCTGCTGGCCGCGTACCCCGCGAGCCCCGACTCCCTCGTGGACGCGACGGCGAAGGACCAGAAGGGGTACGCGATCGTCACCGAGAGCGCCTCCAAGGTCGTACTGCCCATGCGGCCGGGCGCCGACCTCGCGCGCCTGGCCCCGAAGCTGTGGGCCGGTGAGGGCGCGACCGTCAGCCCGCGCTCCGGCACCCGCCGCGACTTCCGCGAGCCGCAGAAGTACACGGTGACGGCGCCGGACGGGACGAAGCGCACCTGGACCGTCGAGGCCGTGCGCACCCGCAGCCCGATGCTGCCCGGCCTCAACGCCGACCCGGATGTGCACTACCTGAACGGCGAGTACTGGATCTACCCGACGACCGACGGCTTCCAGGGCTGGAGCGGGACGCGGTTCAAGGCGTACTCGTCCAAGGACCTGGTCCACTGGAAGGACCACGGGGTCATCCTGGATCTCGGTCCGGACGTCTCCTGGGCCGACAAGTACGCCTGGGCACCCGCGATCGCCGAGCGCGACGGCAAGTACTACTTCTACTTCTGCGCCGAGCAGCAGATCGGCGTGGCGGTGGCCGACTCCCCGGCCGGCCCGTTCGAGGACGCCCTGGGCAAGCCTCTGGTGGCGAAGGGCGGTTCGCTTCCGGGCCAGATGATCGACCCCGCCGTCTTCACGGACGACGACGGCCAGGCGTACCTGTACTGGGGCAACGGGCACGGCTATGTCGTCCCGCTGAACGACGACATGGTGTCGTTCGACGCGTCGAAGGTGCGGGACATCACCCCGGACAACTTCCGCGAGGGCGCCTTCGTGATCAAGCGGAAGGGCACGTACTACTTCATGTGGTCCGAGGACGACACCCGCAGCGAGAACTACCACGTCGCCTACGCGACGGGACCGTCCCCGCTCGGCCCGTGGACCAAGAAGGGGACGATCCTGTCCAAGCGTCCCGAGTACGGGATCCTCGGCACGGGCCACCACTCCGTGGTGAACACCCCCGGCACCGACGACTGGTACGCCGTCTACCACCGCTTCGCCCTGAACGGCCCCGGCAGACCGGGCGGTGACGGCATGCACCGGGAGACGACCATCGACCGCCTTGAGTTCGCGGCCGACGGCACGATTCTGCCGGTGGTCCCGACCTTGGAGGGCATCAAGCCCGTGCGCCGCTAG
- a CDS encoding peptidoglycan D,D-transpeptidase FtsI family protein, producing the protein MNKTIRRASVFTLLLVFALLIRATWVQFYDGRALADDKDNRRNTIALYSEPLGNIVVGGRSVTGSARTESGDLAYKRTYTDGSLYAAVTGYSSQAFGATQLEGVYRDLLDGTDNRLKSVLDTVTNKRADPGNVITTIDPDVQKAAYDALGEKKGAAVAIDPTTGRILAVVSTPSYDPSRITTGDSAAWEELTKDADKPMTNRALRQPLPPGSTFKLVVAAAALEDGLYSSVDERTESPDPYPLPQSSDTLGNENPSAPCENASIRVALQYSCNNVFGKMAVDLGQDKVREMAEKFGFNDDAQDVPVRAYTSVYPSDMDKAQTALSGIGQFDVTATPLQMAMVSAAIVNGGKLVSPHMVSQITNSGGDVLENYDDQADTEEIVSSDTAEQLQSAMRTVVADGTGTNAQISGATVGGKTGTAQHGENNSKTPYAWFTSYGKADGKEVAVAVLVEQSDAARSEVSGNGLAAPVAKAMMRAALR; encoded by the coding sequence ATGAACAAGACGATCAGGCGGGCGTCCGTCTTCACGCTGCTACTGGTGTTCGCTCTGTTGATCAGGGCGACCTGGGTGCAGTTCTACGATGGCCGGGCGCTCGCGGACGACAAGGACAACCGGCGGAACACGATCGCGCTGTACAGCGAGCCGCTCGGCAACATCGTCGTGGGCGGCAGGTCGGTCACCGGCTCCGCGCGCACCGAGAGCGGCGATCTCGCGTACAAGCGGACGTACACGGACGGCTCGCTGTACGCGGCCGTGACCGGCTACAGCTCACAGGCGTTCGGGGCCACTCAGCTGGAGGGCGTCTACCGGGACCTGCTCGACGGGACCGACAACCGCCTGAAGAGCGTGCTGGACACGGTCACCAACAAGCGGGCCGATCCGGGCAATGTGATCACGACGATCGACCCGGATGTGCAGAAGGCGGCGTACGACGCGCTCGGCGAGAAGAAGGGCGCCGCCGTCGCGATCGACCCCACGACCGGGAGGATCCTGGCGGTGGTCTCCACTCCGTCGTACGACCCGTCGCGGATCACCACGGGTGACTCGGCGGCCTGGGAGGAGCTGACCAAGGACGCCGACAAGCCGATGACGAACCGTGCGCTGCGCCAGCCGCTGCCGCCGGGTTCGACGTTCAAGCTGGTCGTGGCGGCGGCCGCGCTGGAGGACGGGCTGTACTCGTCGGTGGACGAGCGCACCGAGAGCCCGGACCCGTATCCGCTGCCGCAGTCGAGCGACACCCTGGGCAACGAGAACCCGTCCGCCCCCTGCGAGAACGCCTCGATCCGGGTCGCGCTGCAGTACTCGTGCAACAACGTCTTCGGGAAGATGGCCGTCGACCTGGGCCAGGACAAGGTCAGGGAGATGGCCGAGAAGTTCGGCTTCAACGACGACGCGCAGGATGTGCCGGTGCGGGCGTACACCAGCGTGTACCCCTCCGACATGGACAAGGCGCAGACCGCCCTGTCCGGCATCGGCCAGTTCGACGTCACCGCGACCCCGCTGCAGATGGCCATGGTGTCCGCCGCCATAGTCAACGGCGGCAAGCTGGTCTCGCCGCACATGGTGTCTCAGATCACCAACAGCGGTGGGGATGTGCTGGAGAACTACGACGACCAGGCCGACACCGAGGAGATCGTCAGCTCCGACACGGCCGAGCAGCTCCAGTCGGCGATGCGGACGGTCGTGGCGGACGGCACGGGCACGAACGCCCAGATCTCCGGCGCGACGGTCGGCGGCAAGACCGGCACGGCCCAGCACGGCGAGAACAACAGCAAGACCCCGTACGCCTGGTTCACGTCCTACGGCAAGGCCGACGGCAAGGAGGTCGCGGTGGCGGTGCTCGTCGAGCAGTCGGACGCGGCGCGTTCGGAGGTCAGCGGCAACGGGCTGGCGGCACCGGTGGCCAAGGCGATGATGCGAGCGGCGCTCAGGTAG
- a CDS encoding right-handed parallel beta-helix repeat-containing protein, producing the protein MRHSTGRHRRTRTLSIAAAIAVASGAGGVYLGLTDGGAEAASATVTVSSTAELESAVAGATAGTTIQVRGGTYTPSATLKSTANGTGSARITLQAYGGEKVRIDGSRLPDGSWLAGIHGDYWTVQNLTFVNSPAQGFVATSSVGGVFKNLVTANNGDSGFTLRGDDTTDNLVQNLDSYGNYDPAGHGQNADGIAVKFGSGTGNKVIGARLYNNSDDGIDLWQFSSPVTIEHTWAFGNGENRWGDPSFEGNGNGFKLGGGGASVAHVVNDNAAWDNTLHGFTENSNTGAIALNRNTAYANAETGFYFATGKARLGRNLAVGNKKGPAKPGASARSSANSWDGGVATPPFRSTDAATAYGARKTDGSLPTTAFLTTGSTTIGSTMN; encoded by the coding sequence GTGCGTCACAGCACCGGACGCCACCGCCGGACCCGCACCCTCTCCATCGCCGCGGCGATCGCCGTCGCCTCCGGGGCGGGCGGCGTCTACCTCGGCCTGACCGACGGCGGCGCCGAGGCGGCCTCGGCGACGGTCACCGTGTCCAGCACCGCCGAGCTGGAGTCGGCCGTGGCGGGCGCGACCGCCGGTACGACCATCCAGGTCCGCGGCGGCACGTACACCCCGTCGGCGACGCTCAAGTCCACGGCCAACGGCACCGGTTCGGCCCGGATCACGCTGCAGGCGTACGGCGGCGAGAAGGTGCGGATCGACGGGTCCAGGCTGCCGGACGGCTCCTGGCTGGCCGGGATCCACGGCGACTACTGGACCGTCCAGAACCTCACCTTCGTCAACTCACCGGCCCAGGGCTTCGTCGCCACCTCGTCCGTGGGCGGCGTCTTCAAGAACCTGGTCACCGCGAACAACGGGGACTCCGGGTTCACGCTGCGCGGCGACGACACGACGGACAACCTGGTGCAGAACCTGGACAGCTACGGCAACTACGACCCGGCGGGGCACGGGCAGAACGCCGACGGGATCGCCGTGAAGTTCGGCTCCGGAACCGGCAACAAGGTCATCGGGGCCCGCCTGTACAACAATTCCGATGACGGGATCGACCTCTGGCAGTTCTCCTCGCCGGTCACCATCGAGCACACCTGGGCCTTCGGCAACGGCGAGAACCGCTGGGGCGACCCCTCCTTCGAGGGCAACGGCAACGGCTTCAAGCTCGGCGGCGGGGGCGCCTCGGTGGCCCATGTCGTCAACGACAACGCCGCCTGGGACAACACCCTGCACGGCTTCACCGAGAACTCCAACACCGGCGCGATCGCCCTCAACCGCAACACCGCCTACGCCAACGCCGAGACCGGGTTCTACTTCGCCACCGGCAAGGCGCGGCTGGGACGGAATCTCGCGGTGGGAAACAAGAAGGGGCCCGCGAAGCCGGGGGCCTCGGCCCGCTCGTCCGCGAACAGCTGGGACGGCGGGGTGGCCACCCCGCCCTTCCGGTCGACCGACGCCGCCACGGCGTACGGGGCGCGGAAGACGGACGGCTCCCTCCCCACGACGGCCTTCCTCACCACGGGTTCCACGACCATCGGCTCGACCATGAACTAG
- a CDS encoding SigE family RNA polymerase sigma factor has protein sequence MGRVVDDASSVEFHAFFERHYAELSRLAHLLTGEADAADDLAADALLALWHRWDRVRAADHPVAYARGVVANLARTRIRSAVRERRRVALFWSQREEKTENPDVAGVVDVQEALRRLPFRKRACVVLRHAFDLSEKDTALALGISVGTVKSQTSKGMAELQRLLGTRQAPLKVHAAAMARTGHAEGRDR, from the coding sequence GTGGGCAGAGTCGTCGATGACGCCTCCTCCGTGGAGTTCCATGCCTTCTTCGAGCGCCACTACGCCGAACTCTCGCGCCTGGCCCATCTGCTGACGGGTGAGGCGGACGCCGCCGACGATCTGGCCGCGGACGCGCTGCTGGCGCTGTGGCACCGCTGGGACCGGGTGCGCGCGGCCGACCATCCGGTGGCGTACGCCCGCGGGGTCGTGGCCAATCTGGCCCGCACCAGGATCCGCAGCGCGGTCCGGGAGCGGCGGCGGGTCGCCCTGTTCTGGTCGCAGCGCGAGGAGAAGACCGAGAACCCGGACGTGGCGGGCGTCGTCGACGTCCAGGAGGCGTTGCGTAGACTTCCGTTCCGCAAACGCGCCTGTGTGGTGCTGCGGCACGCCTTCGACCTGTCCGAGAAGGACACCGCGCTCGCCCTGGGCATCTCGGTCGGTACGGTGAAGAGCCAGACGTCGAAGGGGATGGCCGAGCTGCAACGGCTGCTCGGCACCCGGCAGGCGCCGCTGAAGGTGCACGCCGCGGCGATGGCGCGCACCGGGCACGCCGAAGGAAGGGACCGATGA